CCCCTCGCCGTCGTCGTCATCGGCGGGCTCGTCAGTTCTACCCTGTTGACGTTGATCGTCCTGCCCGTGCTCTACCAATGGTTTGATCGGCCGGATGCCCCCGGTGCCCGCAGCGAGGAACGAACGGCATGACCACATCGACTTCTGCGCGGGCTACGGCCACACTCTCAACCCATCCCTGGCCCCGCGTGATGCACAACGGCTCGCGAAATCATGCAGGCTAGTGAGATGCCGAGGTGGTATCACGCACATGATGCTGTATGATGCGCAAACCGAGAGCGTGTCTGGTTCAGCTGAGTCACACAGTCCCATTCCCCCACAGGAAGGATATGAATCGAATCCTATGGCATGGACGTTCCTGGTTGTCGCCGGATTGCTGGAAATTTGTTGGGCCATCGGACTCAAGTATACGGAAGGATTCTCCCGATTCTGGCCCACGGCCGTCACGCTCGTCGCCATGGCGGCCAGCTTTGGCTGTCTTGCCCAAGCGTTAAAGAGTATCCCTGTCGGCACAGGTTATGCGGTCTGGACAGGCATCGGGGCTGCAGGCACAGCGGTGTTAGGCATGGTCATCTTTGCCGAGACTGTGTCGCTCATCAAAGTCGCTTCACTCCTCTGCATCATACTCGGCATCATCGGGCTCAAAAGCAGCGCCTGAACCACGGTCGGTGCAGACACACGTTCGACCGGTTGTCCTGGGCCTATCGACTCCACTGGAATCGTTTCTACTGCGACTCCTCAAGCGCAGCACCCCGCCGCACCACAGCCACACACTCGGCGAGTGCTGGTTGAGGGTACCTTTGTAACAACTCCGACCGCTTCTTTCCTGCGGCCACGACTGGCTCAGTGATCTCTCGAATCCCATTCGCTCAGACGCCATACTCACCTCTCCTACGACTCGGCCGCCTGAGGGATCACGAGCAGCCCTACAGCCTGCACGACTCGAACGCCTCTCTCGCAATCATGATGCCGATGGCTGCACTGGGCTCGTCATGTTCGAACGGTGATGCGAGGGCTTCTATCTATGAGCAGCGGCCGAGCAGCCTACGGGATACTCCGCCCGATCGTTCGAATCCGCACACGGAGCCCCGTGCGACTTCCTCCAGGGAGAGACCGAGACATTGGTCGAGCGCAAAAACAGGCGGGTTCGGCCCCAATTACTCCAACCAATCCGCCACCTCCCACCTCAACATCGCTCAGACCGAAACTCAAGAAACATGGAACGAAATATGCGTCGACATTCACAACATGCGACCGTGCCATACCGACACCGACGGCGGTCTGGTCAACGCAACAGCTATCTCCGGGGAAAGGTGGCGAAGCATGCACACCTGTTCCGCCTTGTGGCTTCAGGCAGTGCTCATGTGCGCAACAGTCTCGGATCCCTTAGATGCAATCGGGACAGCGTCGAGCCACCAGATCTCGGAGTCTTCATCGATCAGCCAGCCTTACGACGGGCCCCTGCTGCTGGCCCCGAATTCAAGCGGGCCACTCACTACAACCAACAGGCATGCCCAGACGACACCTGCAACCACTCGCCGGCGGATAAAGATGGCCCTCGCCCGCTATACCACCGTTCAACCACAAAGCCTCCACCCACGACCGCTGGCGCCGGTACTCGATGAACATTGGGACCTGAGGCCACTATTCATCGGCCCCAGGCACGCCGTCACGGTAACAGCGCCTTCTCAAACTCCAGGCGCAACTTTCGCCGAGGGATCTTCCTTTACACCGTTCGTCCCCCGCCCTCCAGACGATCAGCCAAGCTTCACCCTAAGCGCAATGCCGTATCAGGGAAATGAGTGCGAGCGAATGAACGACGCATCCCACCTGGTCTTGCATGGAGGCAACTAGCCGCAACGAGATCACCCGGCCCGTCAACCCTGCCCACCATGCATTCACTCATACCTGCGTTTGGGGTCAAGACTGGGTCGCTCCACGCAAGCAGTTGATTTACTTTAGTCTCGCCTCCTAAGATAAGAACGAATGCACCAGGAGCCTGCCGGTCATCAGCCTCCTCCACGCTCCCGTTGAACGCTCTCGACCGGGACAAGGAGTGGGGGTATCTGTTCGAGCAGACGGCACTTGTGTCCCGAAACAATACGTATGGCAAGCACCAAACAAAAACCCTTCACGATTCTGCTGGTCGAGGACGACGCGGGGGACGTGGATCTGTTCCTGCGCACGGTTGAACAAGAGCTACCCCGCCATGAAGACGATGAGATCACGCTGGTCATCAACGCGACGGCCGAAGGAGCGATCGAACGCCTCCAGAAAGAGCCCGTTGATCTCATCATCGCCGATGTACGTTTGCCGGGCATCAGCGGCATTGAGCTGCTGCGGCGCGTTCAGGACCTGAACCGACGCATCCCGGTCATTATCCTGAGCCGGGTGGATGCAACGGAGACGGTCATCGATGCCATGCGCCACGGGGCATTTGATTATGTCGTTAAACCCTACGACCCGATGGATCTGGCGGCCCGCATTCATCGAGCCATGCGGATGTCGGAAATACTCCTGCAGGCCAGTCCCGATGAACCTGCCGCCCCTCGAATCCCCTTCAAAAACCTCGTCGGGGTCAGCGCGCCAATCCGGAATGTGATGGCTATGATCGAAGCGATCGCCCGTGTCCCTTCGACCACGCTGATTATCGGAGAGACCGGTACCGGCAAGGAACTGATCGCCAAGGCGATTCACGAGCGGAGCCTCGACAGCGACGGCCCGTTTCAAGTCGTGGACTGCACCACCTTTTCAGAAGGCACGGTGGAGAGCGAACTGTTCGGCCACGTCCGCGGCGCATTTACCGGTGCGGTGTCCGACAGAACCGGCCTGATTGAATCCGGGAGTCACGGCACCGTCTTCCTGGACGAAATCGGCGACTTGCCGGCGAATCTGCAAGCCAAGCTCCTACGCGTGCTGGAGGCAGGGGAAGTGCGTGCGGTCGGCAGCACGCAGCAACGGAAGGTTAACGTCCGTTTCGTTGCCGCGACGAATCAGGACCTGGCTGAAAAGGTGAAGCGGAACGAATTCAGAAAAGATCTTTTTTTTCGCCTCAATGTCATGGTCATCCGCGTGCCGCCTTTGCGGGAGCGGACGGAAGACATTCCCGTCCTTGCCCGGCACTTTATCGCACGCTACGCGAAGGAGTTTTCAAAGCACGTGGAGGATCTTCACCCCACGGCCGTGACGGAACTGGTGGCCTACCCTTGGCCGGGCAACGTGCGGGAACTCCGCAACGTGATGGAAAGGGCCGTCATGCTCGCCAAGGGAGATCGCATCAGCGTCGCCGATGTCGCAGGGATGTTGGCGATTCCAGACCACCGGCAGCGAGAGATCCCCGATGAGGATTATCTCCACCTACCCTATGCCAAGGCGAAAGAACAAGTTCTGGAAGCGTTCAACCGACGGTATATCTCCACCAAACTAACGATCCATCAAGGCAACGTCACCCATGCCGCCCAGGATTCCGGCCTCCCGCGCTCCTACTTCCATGAGATCATGCGCCGCTACACCAAAGATGAAAAATAGCGGTGTTAGCAAATCATGACACCTCGCCGCGAACCATAATCACAAGCTATTGTTTTTATTGAACAAATACAATAAAAACAGAGCCGTCCGTATTCACAGACACACAATATTGATTATATATCAATAACTTGCGTTCAATCTCTACTGCTACAGTCAGCACTTTCTGACTTCGCCACCCCATCCTCCGTTTCGCTCCCTCAAACACCATTCGAGTCAAATCTTAAGACATTGATTACATTGAAATAATATCACTCTATTCAGACGGAACTTTGGTGTGATCTCGAGCGGTAACGGCACGCGAATTGTAATATCTTCCTACCGCGAGCGAATGTCCGCTCGACATTTTCGAATTGTGAGGGACGAATGTTTCCAATTCGACACAAAGAAAGGAGGCCCACTAGACGAACTTGCATTCGTGTGAGTGTAGTGAAGTCGTACGAACAGGTGCATGAGGGACTCATGCGCCTCACAAGGAGGTAGCTATTATGCAGGTTTCCGTTTCACGGAGACAGTTTCTCAAAATCTCGGCGGGAACCGTCGCGGCCGTGGCCGTGGCGGACAAAGTCCTCGCGCTGACCGCCCTGCAGCCGGTCATCGAGGTTGGGAACCCGCTGGGTGAGTACCCGGATCGGTCCTGGGAGCGTGTGTATCACGACCAGTACCGGTACGACTCATCCTTCACTTGGTGCTGCTCACCGAACGACACCCACGGCTGTCGCGTCCGGGCCTTCGTCCGGAACGGTGTCGTCATGCGCGTAGAGCAGAACTATGACCACCAAACCTACGAAGACCTCTACGGCAACCGCGGAACGTTCGCCCATAACCCGCGCATGTGCTTGAAGGGCTTCACCTTCCACCGTCGCGTGTACGGTCCCTATCGCTTAAAGGGTCCATTGATGCGGAAGGGCTGGAAGCAGTGGATGGACGACGGCTCCCCTGAGCTGACGCCCGATGTGAAGCGCAAGTACAAATTCGACAGCCGCTTCCTCGACGACCTCAACCGGGTGTCGTGGGATACGGCCTTCACCTACGTGGCCAAAGCCGCGATCTTGATCGCGACGCGCTACAGCGGTGAAGCCGGTGCCCGTCGTCTCCGCGAGCAGGGGTATGCTCCGGAAATGATCGAAATGATGAAGGGTGCAGGCGTACGGACCTTCAAGCATCGCGCTGGTATGCCGGTGCTCGGCATCGTCGGCAAGATGATGAACACCCGCTTCAACGGCGGATGTTTGCCGTTGCTGGACTCCTGGATTCGTAAGGTCGATGCCGAAAAGGCGCAGGGCGGAAAGTATTATTCCAACTACACCTGGCACGGCGACCAGGATCCGTCCCATCCGTTCTGGAACGGGACCCAGAACTGCGACGTGGATCTCTCCGACATGCGCTTCTCCAAGCTGAACACCAGCTGGGGTAAGAACTTCGTCGAGAACAAGATGCCGGAAGCGCACTGGAAGCTCGAGTCCATCGAGCGCGGCGCTCGCATCGTCGTCATTACGCCGGAGTACAACCCAACGGCCTACCGCGCAGACTACTGGATTCCTCTGCGGCCGGAGACCGATGGTGCGAACTTCCTCGGTGCTGCAAAGATCATCTTCGATGAAAACTTGCAGGACATCGATTACATCAAGGAATTTACCGACCTGCCGTTGCTCGTACGGACGGATACCCTCCAGTATCTCGATCCGCGCGATGTGATCGCGGATTACAAGTTCCCGGATTTCTCCAAGAGCTATTCGGGACGCATCCAGTCCTTGAAGCCCGAGCAAATTGAACGGCTCGGCGGCATGATGGTCTGGGACTTGGCGAAGGGACAAGCCGTCCCTCTGCACCGTGAACAGGTCGGCTTCCACTTCAAGGCAAGCGGCATTGATCCAGCATTGACCGGTACCCACCGGGTGAAGCTGCTCAACGGTCGCGAGATCGACGTGATGCCGATCTATCAGATGTATCAGGTGCACCTCCAGGACTATGACCTGGATACCACGCACCAGATCACCCGTGCGCCGAAGGACCTCATCGTCCGGTGGGCGCGGGATTCGGGCACGATCAAGCCGGCCGCGATGCATAACGGCGAAGGCGTCTGTCACTATTTCCACATGACGGAAATGGGTCGGGCGGCGGCGTTCATTATGACCATCACCGGCAACATCGGAAAGTTCGGAACGGGCTGCCATACCTGGTCTGGTAACTACAAGGCCGGTATCTGGAACGCTGTGCCTTGGTCCGGCGCGGGCCTCGCGGTGCATACCGGTGAGGATCCGTTCAACCTGACCTTGGATCCGAACGCTCACGGCAAAGAGATCAAGACCCGTTCGTACTACTATGGTGAAGAAGTCGGTTACTGGAACCATGGTGATACGGCCTTGATCGTCAACACGCCGAAGTACGGACGGAAGGTGTTCACCGGCAAGACCCACATGCCGAGCCCCAGCAAAGTCCGCTGGGTCACCAACGTGA
The Nitrospira defluvii DNA segment above includes these coding regions:
- the sugE gene encoding quaternary ammonium compound efflux SMR transporter SugE encodes the protein MAWTFLVVAGLLEICWAIGLKYTEGFSRFWPTAVTLVAMAASFGCLAQALKSIPVGTGYAVWTGIGAAGTAVLGMVIFAETVSLIKVASLLCIILGIIGLKSSA
- a CDS encoding sigma-54-dependent transcriptional regulator, which translates into the protein MASTKQKPFTILLVEDDAGDVDLFLRTVEQELPRHEDDEITLVINATAEGAIERLQKEPVDLIIADVRLPGISGIELLRRVQDLNRRIPVIILSRVDATETVIDAMRHGAFDYVVKPYDPMDLAARIHRAMRMSEILLQASPDEPAAPRIPFKNLVGVSAPIRNVMAMIEAIARVPSTTLIIGETGTGKELIAKAIHERSLDSDGPFQVVDCTTFSEGTVESELFGHVRGAFTGAVSDRTGLIESGSHGTVFLDEIGDLPANLQAKLLRVLEAGEVRAVGSTQQRKVNVRFVAATNQDLAEKVKRNEFRKDLFFRLNVMVIRVPPLRERTEDIPVLARHFIARYAKEFSKHVEDLHPTAVTELVAYPWPGNVRELRNVMERAVMLAKGDRISVADVAGMLAIPDHRQREIPDEDYLHLPYAKAKEQVLEAFNRRYISTKLTIHQGNVTHAAQDSGLPRSYFHEIMRRYTKDEK
- a CDS encoding molybdopterin-dependent oxidoreductase; its protein translation is MQVSVSRRQFLKISAGTVAAVAVADKVLALTALQPVIEVGNPLGEYPDRSWERVYHDQYRYDSSFTWCCSPNDTHGCRVRAFVRNGVVMRVEQNYDHQTYEDLYGNRGTFAHNPRMCLKGFTFHRRVYGPYRLKGPLMRKGWKQWMDDGSPELTPDVKRKYKFDSRFLDDLNRVSWDTAFTYVAKAAILIATRYSGEAGARRLREQGYAPEMIEMMKGAGVRTFKHRAGMPVLGIVGKMMNTRFNGGCLPLLDSWIRKVDAEKAQGGKYYSNYTWHGDQDPSHPFWNGTQNCDVDLSDMRFSKLNTSWGKNFVENKMPEAHWKLESIERGARIVVITPEYNPTAYRADYWIPLRPETDGANFLGAAKIIFDENLQDIDYIKEFTDLPLLVRTDTLQYLDPRDVIADYKFPDFSKSYSGRIQSLKPEQIERLGGMMVWDLAKGQAVPLHREQVGFHFKASGIDPALTGTHRVKLLNGREIDVMPIYQMYQVHLQDYDLDTTHQITRAPKDLIVRWARDSGTIKPAAMHNGEGVCHYFHMTEMGRAAAFIMTITGNIGKFGTGCHTWSGNYKAGIWNAVPWSGAGLAVHTGEDPFNLTLDPNAHGKEIKTRSYYYGEEVGYWNHGDTALIVNTPKYGRKVFTGKTHMPSPSKVRWVTNVNILNNAKHHYDMVKNVDPNIEMIVTQDIEMTSDVNHADVAFACNSWMEFTYPEMTGTVSNPWIQIWKGGIRPLYDTRNDADTFAGVAAKLSEMTGDARFRGVFHFVYMNRVDVYPQRMLDASATCYGYSADVMLKSEKGWMVMGRTYPRHPLWEETNESKPQWTRSGRIETYRIEPEAIEYGENFISHREGPECTPYLPNAIFSNNPFIRPDDYGIPITAQHHDDKHVRNIKLPWAEIKRHPNPLWEKGYQFYCVTPKTRHRVHSQWSVNDWVQIYESNFGDPYRMDKRTPGVGEHQLHINPQAAKDRGINDGDYVFVDGNPVDRPYRGWKPSDPFYKVSRLMIRAKYNPAYPYHVTMAKHAPYVATAKSVKGHETRPDGRAIAVDTGYQSNFRYGAQQSFTRNWLMPMHQTDSLPGKHTIAWKFKWGYAIDHHGINTVPKECLIRITKAEDGGIGARGPWEPVRTGFTPGQENEFMIKWLKGEHIKIKV